CGCTCCTTCATGGCCAGAAGCTCCTGTGCATGGATCTGGATGTCGCTGGCGGTTCCCTGCATACCGGCCCACGGCTGATGAACCATAACACGGGAGTTGGGCAGGGCCGAACGTTTTCCCTTCTTCCCCGCTGACAACAATACCGCTCCCATGCTGGACGCCTGCCCCATGCAAATGGTAGCCACATCGGGCTTGATATAATTCATTGTATCCACAATCCCCAACCCAGAAGTGACAGAGCCACCAGGAGAATTAATGTATAGCGAAATATCCTTATTAGAACTCTCAGCCTCCAGGAAAAGCAGCTGGGCAATGGTGAGGGACGCTACGGTGTCGTCCACGGGAGTGCCAATAAATACAATCCGCTCCTTCAGCAGGCGTGAATAGATGTCGTATGCACGTTCCATCCTCCCTGACTTCTCAACAACAATCGGTACAATCTGAGATCTTTCAATCATGATTTAAACTAAGCTCCTTCTGTGGAAAGTTCACGCTGTTTGCGAAGGTCGCTGGTGCTGATGATTACTTCGCTTATCTTTGCATATTCTTTCAGTGTCTCAAAAAGAGAACGGTCCAGCAAATCATCTCTCAGCCGTTCCTTGTTAGAAGATTTTTTGTAATAACGCCTGATCTTACCCTTCTCATCCTCTGCTGATTCGAGAATCTTTTCGATGTGCTCATTAACCTCCTCATCGGAGACCGAAAGTTCTTCACCATTAACAAGTGCTTTTCGGATGAGATACCATTTAATGCTTCTAACAACGGACGGACGGGCCTCGTTCCTGTATTTATCTTCATCGAAGGTTTCCCCGTTATTGGATTTTGCCTGCTCAATAGAGTTTTCGATATAATTGTCAACCATGGATGGCGGCGGTTCCAGGTCCGTTGACTGGAGAAAATAATCTATGATCGCTTCATTGAGTTGACCTTCAGCGTCCCGATCCATCCGCTCCTGGATTCTTTTCAGAACGTTTTCCCTGAAAGAGGTTTCATCGGTGGCTTCATTATCAAGTTTTTTGATGAACTCTTCATCCATCTCCGGGAAAATCTCTTCCTGAACGTTTTTTACTGTGAGCTTATACTTGGTAAGGCCGCCCTCCTTTGTGGTCTCTGTTTCCACCATAGCGGTGTCTCCCACCTTCAAATCGGTGAGGCGACTCAGATTATCACCACCGAAAACGCCGTCGCCCACTTTAATGTAACGGTCCTCCACTTTCTTACCGATGATGGGGACGCCGGAAGTGTCCATCTCCTGCATATCCACCAAAAGAAGATGACCGTCACCTGATCCCTCCTCTACCGTCTTCAGTTCGGCAAACTGCCGGCGGACTTCTTCTATATAGGCATCCACATCTGCATCATCTGGGACGTAAATATTTTTCTTCACTTTCATCTTGCGATTGTACTTCGGCAGTTTCACCTGGGGCTCGA
Above is a genomic segment from Candidatus Neomarinimicrobiota bacterium containing:
- the clpP gene encoding ATP-dependent Clp endopeptidase proteolytic subunit ClpP, whose amino-acid sequence is MERSQIVPIVVEKSGRMERAYDIYSRLLKERIVFIGTPVDDTVASLTIAQLLFLEAESSNKDISLYINSPGGSVTSGLGIVDTMNYIKPDVATICMGQASSMGAVLLSAGKKGKRSALPNSRVMVHQPWAGMQGTASDIQIHAQELLAMKERLNKMLAFQTGQTLKKITDDTDRDFFMTAEEAKKYGLIDRVLNKR
- the tig gene encoding trigger factor, which codes for MNVKLKEINPYTRQVTIAVPWEDLESAFEAHMRRFTKKVRMPGFRKGKVPRKVVVQNFGMELEAEFAQDSIEMHYSEALQEHKIVPVNQAKIEDLQFSRGTSLSFKATVEVEPQVKLPKYNRKMKVKKNIYVPDDADVDAYIEEVRRQFAELKTVEEGSGDGHLLLVDMQEMDTSGVPIIGKKVEDRYIKVGDGVFGGDNLSRLTDLKVGDTAMVETETTKEGGLTKYKLTVKNVQEEIFPEMDEEFIKKLDNEATDETSFRENVLKRIQERMDRDAEGQLNEAIIDYFLQSTDLEPPPSMVDNYIENSIEQAKSNNGETFDEDKYRNEARPSVVRSIKWYLIRKALVNGEELSVSDEEVNEHIEKILESAEDEKGKIRRYYKKSSNKERLRDDLLDRSLFETLKEYAKISEVIISTSDLRKQRELSTEGA